One Flavobacteriales bacterium genomic window carries:
- a CDS encoding T9SS type A sorting domain-containing protein, protein EDQIDAIIVRDVLGATVLRVESPFSNRVELDMSGLQSGIYFFEVQVEGEISINRVIKK, encoded by the coding sequence GTGAAGACCAGATCGATGCCATCATTGTACGTGATGTGTTGGGAGCTACCGTACTCCGTGTAGAAAGTCCATTCTCCAATAGAGTGGAACTCGATATGAGCGGACTACAGTCCGGTATCTATTTCTTCGAAGTACAAGTAGAAGGAGAGATCAGCATCAATCGTGTGATCAAGAAGTGA